GGCCGACGAAGCCACCTCTGGGAGAACAAAAACCAGGTATCAGGAGAAAATAGAAGAGTACACTGATGCTGACCAATGCTGGATTTTTACCAATACCGAAACCAAATTCaagatttttaaatatataaaataaaaaacatttaaaaaataattgtgaCCAAGACTGAGCAGGACATCTtatctttggcatttttgtaCTGCAGTTTTTTGTTACTTATTGGGTAACTTAAGCTGAGTGGTATATTTACAATAAGATATTATCGTCCATTGAGTTAAATgaagaaacacaggaaaaagcAGGTGGTGCACAATCTTATATTCTGAACCAAAATGTTTCAACAACAGagttatttatatatacacacatatattagGAGTTGGAGATTAACAGATGGTGACACTAATTCTACAGTCGGGTGCCATTTAtgttttaccttaaaataacagcttcaaaatcatttacagtcatggaaaaaattattagaccacccttgttttcttcaattacttgttcattttaatgcctggtaccactaaaggtatattacctgaagaatacaatgaacacgacaaaaaatgcagctgattacataatactttatgtcctatttgacatgcttaagcttaattgtattcccagggtatataagaggccatttcatgtcataagcagcactgcacatgcaaaggcctggagtggtttcctgctaacattcaagccgtagcacaactcagaagttgtcagctctcacataatgcctaaaacaaaagaattatgtgaagccacaaaggcagccatcttggcactgctggaaattggcatgagtgagagacaggtagccaaaaaactgaagatctccaagacagccgttcattacaccaagaaaaaacaagccgaacatggtaccaccaaattgctagctggtcgaggcaggaaacgtctttctaccccacgagatgaccgtgcactcatccgttcctgtgtcaggaatcgtcgtcagacctccaaggagcttaaaaatgagtgggcactgtcgaaaattgtgacttgttcggcaaggacagttcgaaaccgacttcttgaagctggtctgaagtcacacagggcacggaagaagcccttcatcaacgaaaggcagaggaaggcccggttactctttgctagggatcacaaggattggactgttgatgattgggctaaggttctcttcagtgatgaatccaattttgagttgatgcctactccagccaacttactggttaggaggaagcctggagaagcctacaaaccagactgtcttgcccctacagtaaaacatgggggtggatcagtgatgatctggggttgtttcagtatgggtggaacagggcaaatgcaattgtgtgaagggcgaatgaaccaggtcatgtacagggctactcttgaaaacagtcttcttccatcagctggaaaactctttcctgcctcgaatgactggattttccaacaagacaatgccccttgccacacggcaaggtcagttaaagcctggatggagaaccagaacattcgaaccatgccttgacctgctcaatcaccagatctaaatccaatggaaaacctgtggaaaatcatcaaactcaaaatggagaaccacaagcccaaaaacaaagcaaatttgtttgaatttgtgcaacaggaatgggctgctgtgacagcagaacaatgtcagaagcttgtggagagcatgccaagacgcatggctgcagtcatcaaaaacaatggttatgcaatcaagtactaactcctgtgtgtatcatgtgactaaaacagacagaaaagaaaacatggactgcctaaaagcactgtttttggcagtacaatgccatagctattgatgtaagaacttaagtgattttggttattatcaagaaaaccatggaaaatggctagatatcagctcttaaattaaactcttatgagctatttttgttgttatcattatatttgtccaaacaaatgtacctttagtggtaccaggcattaaaatgaacaagaaattgaagaaaacaagggtggtctaatcattttttccatgactgtagATGGTACCCTGACTTGTAATAGGGAGAATGGAACTGCTTTCATTCCGACTGTGAACCCCGAAGGCCTTGTCTTGCACAATGTAACTTGGCTGAACGGGTATGATCTCTTGCAAGAAGTGCATAATGCTTTACAGCACTACATCACACATTCGTCTAGCTCAGTATTCTcaatacagagacaaagagaccgAAGAGGACGTAGATGGAGGAAGCTAAGACgagaaaaagagacagtgaCCAAGCAAGAGGCTGGACAAGAGTAACTCTCGGACTGGCTCTTAGTTGTTGGCCAGAGCTTCGTGATGTAACGTGTTGTTGCAGTTGCTTGATGTTTCGCTGTGTTGATCAGcccaccaaatccaaatccttcagcttgtcaacaaatgcacgtGTAATGTTGTCCATGAGGGTGAACTACACTACGAAAACTGTAGGGGCACCAAGTCACATAAAATATCATCTTGCATAAtgttgcagaggaagagggcgCAACAAGATGATGTCATTAAAAGAGCACaagtcaaacctcaaacaatGGAAAACTGTGTGGAAGACTTGctggaaatattttatttatgtcatgTATTTGAGGAACATTACAGCCTCCTTATTTGTCAGATCTGATATTTTCATCTGCAGCAATTATTCATCTCTCCAGTGAGTAATCACCAAGTCTACTCCCATTGTCACATTTTATATCGATACGCTGCCTTTTCTATCTCAGCCAAGCACTTTTGcaatatttaaacttttttcttAGAATTTCTGGCATTTCCACTCAGTTTTGTTCGTTTGTTTGTTCGAGGATCACACGCTCATCAGATCTAAAGAAAAAGGCGCTTCACATTTCAATGACCTCCACTTTGATTTGCTGACGCAGTGTGGCTCTTACCTTGAGGCAGCGCCTTCTTGGCCTGGCTGTAGAACATGACATATATACCAGAGAACGGAGCGTCTCGGAGCAGCGTGGCAGTCAGCCCCGAGAACAGAGCCCTGATTCCCTCCGTCTCATACACACTCCTCAGAGCCCCTGCCACACTCACATAGTTGTAACAGCCACTCTgaaacaacatacaaacacgTAAAATTAATATGGAACACGTTAATTTACACTGTTGCTTTTAAATGACACTGGGAGTAATTGCCTAATCACCTGGAAACACTCAGCCGAATACAGTTCTCTTTACAGTGTTAGAGAATGGCTGTGGACTTCCAGCTGTAGATTAGGGTTATTAATTTATGGAAGCTAGGTGGAATGGTCATTCATTAAGTACAATGTCCGTTACTCACAGATACTTCGTGGTTCATTCATTGGTCACTATCTTTGTTATGCTCAGATATAAAGTTATGTCAGCAAATGAACGCTACAACTAATCAGAACTCTTGATTAATGAATAAGATGAAGGTGGACATGTCATGAAAGGACATTCTCAGTCTATGTTGAAAAtgtctgcaaacacaaataacctcttctgttttcttcttgcAGCACAAAGTAgtcctgtgtttgtctgtttccagactttttttttccatgtctAGCTCATTGATGTCCGTTTCCCCAGTTGGAAAAACaaccgaccaatcagagctgtgTAGGCGAGACTAAGAATAGGGAAGTCATCTTCCTGCTCTAGAACCTGATAAATAGCAACACCAAACCGCATGTATTTTAAAATTGTTATCATGAAAATGCTACTTTTGTTCGGGGCCTTTATTTTTGACTAAAAAGAAGGCACCTTACACAAGTCATACTTATTACTACAAAAGCATGAGGTTATGAGGAGTGCCTGAAAGCATAAAATAAGACTCCAACATACTGGTGAGCAAATAGCTCCACAAAAAGTAGCTTCTCGTCATGTGGCTTGAGTGTTCttaaagtgcttttgttggATCAATACATTGAGATTTATTGTTATGTGCTAAAGGTCTATCCAGGGTGAAACTGGCTCATaacaaaatactaaaaacaGGTTCAAAAATAGATGACAAAGACAGATCATTAATCATTGCCTAAAACTGCACCATTGACTAAATGCAATCACACATTTACAACTGTCTTGAATTGTAAACTGCCCTGTTAATAAGTTAACAACATTAATTGAAACTTGCCTGTGATTAAATCACACAGCACGTCTCAGGTCAGAGGTCTCTCAGTGTGTAAAGAAACTGTTGCTCACCTCAAAGCGTGTCTTGATGACTGTGAACGGCAGCATGGAGACACCGGCTACAGCTCTGGCACCTGCTCCGAGGAGAACTGCCTCGCCAGCGTTGGGTGCCCGGTCCAGGAAGAAGTGCTGCTTCAGGGAGTAGAAGGTGCTGAAGTAGATGCCCACCCCGGGGATGCAGCGCACAAATGACTgccagagagaaacagaagtgCTAAACATTTCTCATATTCAGCTTTTTGCCTGATATGATGGTGTTAAAAGGTGGCATTAGCTATAAACATTGCCAACCAAGAGTGTAAAACACACTTCAAcatattttgaaacattttacagtcaTACTATAATGTCTAAATGTCACAATAGTGTCTCATCTATttggtttttgttgtgttttgttttgtttgacttaCTAATTAAAGTCAGAGAGATGGCCTAGTCCATGTCAAGACATTGCACTAGATGGATGTTGTTTCTATAAATTCAGAACTCTGACAGAATCATAGTCATGTGCTATTTATAAGGAAAAGCAGACCTAATTTGGCTGTCTGATTCTTACAGCAAGAAAGAGAGGTATCGCTAATGTAAGCTGAAAGACAGAAGGGGTGTATGTGGATTTATGCCAGAGACAGATAAATAACCACCACTGACTACTgactacatacatacatgtaacaATAGGATTTATAACGGCAAGAATTATTGTGaatgttgaaaataataaacaaggTCCGTTACTCACTGGTGAAACTCCCTTCCACAGGCTGAAGAAGTTCTCTTTCCTAATAACATTGATGAGAATGGTAAACATCCCCACCTTTGGTGCACTGCAGGATGAAATTGAAGAATGGTTATGGACACATTCAAATGtgcaaacatgtaaaaacatacTGATACTCAAAGACAGAGAACCGTAGAATAATCGACTACAGAAATGATCTTGCGTAAATTGGTACTGAGGCACGGCCTCCACCTGTGGAGcgttgtttaaaataaatatccaCTTTTAGCCATTAacatttcctgttcctgtctTCAGGAACCTAGCAGCCTGACAGTATGATTACATGGTGCTGGTGTGACTAATTGCCCTATATGGgtcataacaacacacacacacacacacacacacacagcctggcaGGCAGtgccaggctgtgtgtgtgtattgttttgtgCCTGGAGAGCATGTTGCTTATcatgatgtgtgtgagagtcagtCAGATGGAGAAAAGATAACATCAGGGGCATGCTGGTGTACATGCGTTTGATTGCATGCAGGTGaaatgtgtagtgtgtgtgcgtttgcatgTTTATACACGTGAGATTTGTCTGCGTgttatgtgtgcacacacaccctggcTTGGCATTGTTCTGCAGGGTCTGCAGCCGTGTCTTGATCAGATCCAAAGGCTGGAAGAGCAGCGTAGAGCAGGTGCCGCTCAGAGAGCCACACATAAAGGCTTTGAGAGCCGGGTGAGCCTGAGGacgaggacagacagagagagacagacagacaaacagacagacagagagagtgacaaCGGAAGGAGTGAGAGACACAGGGAcgcaaagaaaaagaggatgtaagggagagaagagacaggagaaagaaatggcggacagagagcaaagagaggacagggagagagggagaagagcttgcatggagagaggagagtggtggaggaagacagacagagaaaatggatgaggcagagagaaacGTAAAGGATTACTCACAGTGTAAATAGCATAACGTGAAAATGTGCCATTCAACATCTTCTCTGCCTTGGTTACCTCTTGTTGAATGCCACAGACCCTCTCGAAAGAGCGGGGAAACGATATCCacacaaatatcacaaatcctgacacaacagaaatgtgccccaaaataatgaaacattacCTCCTCCACAGGGAGTGGGCTTCAATTAGAAtataaagtatgtgtgtgtgacatttccattagaaaaaaaacaagcctgtAGAACAGAGCAAAGGCCAGGTTCCCACACAGTGGAGATGATGGAGATGTGTGGAGACaaccaacccacacacacacacacacacacacacacacacacacacacacacacacacacacacacacggagacacacacacacacacacacacggagacacACGCACAGGGGCTGTTGGGTAGAATTAAACTGAGACTCAACATTATCTGTGCTTACATGCCTCACGGACAAACAGGCAGCGGGGGCATGAGACACAGACATGGACAAACAGATGCTAAATTTAGCTGCATCTGAAGGTAAACAGACagttacacagaaaacaaaaacatgtgggGAAAAGAAAGTGTTTATCTCAGTGTTTATGAGGCAATAACAATAACTACAattacagcaacaaacacaaaataacatttctgcACCGTACATAAGCTGTCAGCCATACACACAACGTTCACTACATACTATATGTAGCTGCTACACACACGTGCCACTTAAATGCATACattatgcacaaacacacactcctacctTCCCCAGGCTGCCCGGGGCTCGGCTCTGAGAATCctgtttttcttgcattttgccctctttcacctccctctctgtgatGCTGCTCTTACAAACAGCATATTATAAAATAGACCCCCATCTCTCTCACAaaccttccttccctctctccctccctctctctctcccgccgACCCACAATGGCTTTCTCCTGCTTCTCGTCCTCCCTCCCCCCAGTTTCACAGCCAAAGCAGAAGCTTAATCCAGCCTTTCGTTTTTCTATGGGCTTCTATCTTTATCTTTTggagacacactcacacatctgtacccccccccccttctgtaCAGCTCACTGCTAAATTGCATCTTTGTCAAACGGCATGAGTCATGAAgtggctgtgtatgtgtgtgtgtgtgtgtgtgtgtgtgtgtctgtgttgtgattTCAGACCCTGGATTTCAGTGCCTGTGTGGCTCGGTCAACAAAAACAGGCTAATCAAGAGAAAAATCAACCCCAGCTTTCCGTAATGCCCTCCACGTCAGCTCTGTCCCACCTTGGTATAGATCAAACAATCGTGAATttcttatttcaaaataaagtgcatGGCTTTCTCTTTATCATGGGCAGGAGATCAATCTCTAATGTTAAAGGGATATAGTCAAGAATAATGCATTTATGGCAGTCAATGTTACTCTGGTATCAAATGTCATTAGCAACCAGCTAAAAGACAGCTGAATTTTGATTGGTGATCAGTTTTGCCCACACATAGTTTAACTGCTGTACCATCAAGTTGAACTGGGTTATCTTTTCTATTATTAATGAACCACTGGTAGCCAAATAATCAAAGGTGAAAATGGGTAACTGCAGAATATTATTGTAaggtcacaacacacacacacacacacacacacacaaacagtattaCTATGGGTTGGTTTAACACAGGTTTATCAACCGTTTTATTTTATATAGGAAAATATAATTCATATAATTCATCTTCTGACTGACAGATTCAGTCCACAGCAGCCAGCAGGTGCACTCACCGCTGCTAACTCCATCTTTGACCTGGATGCTGAGCCGGAGGAGTCcagtttctctgctgctgccgttTTGAAGCTGTTAATTTCAGCCAACGTTACTAGAAATGGGGGAATCAGATGGCAGTCATGagtcacatttcaaaacaataagGTCGTTTTGCAAAGTCTCTAAGAAGCCGGTGGAAGCAAGCTAGTTTAGCTAGTTAAGCTAGCTGTCACAGTATGCTAAAGTGAAGGTAGTATGACATCAACCTCTCAGGACAGTCTAACACCGACAAGCTGGCTGCTTCCAACTCGGATATAACACAAATTACTTGTTACAACAAATAGCACTAGTTTGAATGCAAACGCCGCAAAACCTGTCAGATATCACAGtcagtttgttttggaaaagatCGCCGAAGTTTCAGTCAGCAAGATACACTACTTAGCACTACAGTCACTGTAGCTTGCTAACTTAGCATGCTAGCTCCTCTTACCTGACTTTGAAGTCTGTTATGGACTGATTGAGGCGATGGTCACCATTGCCAGCTTCAGGAACaccatgttttgtatttattgtaacaATCTGCGAATATTTTAGTCCAACATTTGCCCTTAACACTTTGATTGTCAGACTGAATACATAACTTTCTGGCCAGGCTCGTCAGAtagctaacgttaatgttagcTCACTCCAGGAAGTTATTTAACTTTAGTCTCTTCTACAATAATATGTATCACTCTGAATGTCCAGATGTGGATCGTGTcccaaaagctttttttttttgttataaagAAAATCTTAACCGCAGTAACAAGTGTCGTGCAACGACGTTGTCGCTACCGTTACTTGCTGTGCTGCTGCGACTGTTAACGTTAGCATCTGGCTAGCAAAGTTCACCTCCAGCGCAGCGTCGCCACACATCacctcactgtcacacactcgTACCAGTAGCACCACAGTATTTCACATTGGTTGGTTTGATCGGTGATCAAAATCCGGTCAGTGTGCTTTATCTGCAATATAAGgcacaatataataatatatgtatatctaGAATATGGAGTTCATATTCTGCTGTTTTAGTTAGAATTTCTTAGAAAACAAGCCAGAATGTGTAGTTCAATGCGTTTCTAATAGTGGCCTCAGGATGGCGCCGTTGTCCCGTGTGTCAGCCCTGAGAGGAAAAGTAGgaccatttatttttattcattatggAGTGTATTGTCTGGCACTGTGTGCAACTATTTATCTTTATTGCTTTAACGGTTTCGATGATGATCTTTAATGATTGGAAACCTGTTTTAACATGTTcaacccccccaaaacaaaaaataaaaaactgtcaTATGCCTGATTATGAGTCTCTattaaatagatagatagattctGAAATAAGTCACAGTATgaataaagagaggaaacaaactaTGAAATTGAATGAGTGAGCTCATTTAATTTCTTATTTAAACTCTTTAGGTCTCCATAGGATTTTAAGATGTTTGTCTAAAGCACAACCTAAATATGCGGATCTCCTGGCGTAACGTGGTTTAGTATGCGTTTTAATTATATATCGTTAATCCaaataaaaggagaaacaaaatgatataGTCCTCCCATCAGTGGGTAATCTGTAGAAGCTTAAATTGGATGGCTGCTGAGACGTGTCCTCTTGAGGCACTATACTGCACAAACTGAGACAAATCCTCTTATCACACTTCAACTTAGTACCGTAACGCTACCAAAAAAAAGCCCTACAAACCAATTCGTTGTCCTGCTCAATGCCTGCATAATTCCTACAGAACTCCTTCACAACTGAAACATATTCCTGGGTATATCTACTGTCCGAGTACCCTATAGTTACTAATACAAACACTTTGCAAAGAAGAATTTAGTTTAACATAAATTAAAGGGTACATAGATGTAAGTGAATACATTTGGAGAGCTGCATTTTGACTGACTGGTCTGAAGTTGCACATTCAACGCAGACTATAAGGTTCATAAGTTTACAGCTCAGAGACACCCATTGTTAATGTGATTCCTGCTGAGAAAACTTCTCGTGGCATTTAGTTTCAGCTCTCCCTCATGTCAGCATcgttattttaaatgtgaagttATGAGTTTCCTTAGACATATTTGCAGTACCCCGTAGAGAGAGGACCGCTTGTTTGAACTTGAACGTCACCGTAGTAGTTTTAAAGCCACTATGGGTCGTTCCTCATTTGGGACAATCATTCGTTCAGTggtttgaaaagaaatgtactAAAAAGACCAACTTTGGAAGatacttatttttttaaattgttttacacAGAAAGAGgattgtggattttgtccccaatgtcttcattcaaaatgactttAGGAAGGTTGTTTTCACAGCCatatggacaggaggaa
The sequence above is a segment of the Enoplosus armatus isolate fEnoArm2 chromosome 2, fEnoArm2.hap1, whole genome shotgun sequence genome. Coding sequences within it:
- the slc25a38b gene encoding mitochondrial glycine transporter B isoform X2, translated to MELAAAHPALKAFMCGSLSGTCSTLLFQPLDLIKTRLQTLQNNAKPGAPKVGMFTILINVIRKENFFSLWKGVSPSFVRCIPGVGIYFSTFYSLKQHFFLDRAPNAGEAVLLGAGARAVAGVSMLPFTVIKTRFESGCYNYVSVAGALRSVYETEGIRALFSGLTATLLRDAPFSGIYVMFYSQAKKALPQEVASSAYAPLVNFSCGVVAGVMASLVTQPADVVKTHIQISPSQWSTADAIRYIYMEHGMSGFFRGAVPRSLRRTLMAAMAWTVYEQLMARMGLKS
- the slc25a38b gene encoding mitochondrial glycine transporter B isoform X1; the encoded protein is MQEKQDSQSRAPGSLGKAHPALKAFMCGSLSGTCSTLLFQPLDLIKTRLQTLQNNAKPGAPKVGMFTILINVIRKENFFSLWKGVSPSFVRCIPGVGIYFSTFYSLKQHFFLDRAPNAGEAVLLGAGARAVAGVSMLPFTVIKTRFESGCYNYVSVAGALRSVYETEGIRALFSGLTATLLRDAPFSGIYVMFYSQAKKALPQEVASSAYAPLVNFSCGVVAGVMASLVTQPADVVKTHIQISPSQWSTADAIRYIYMEHGMSGFFRGAVPRSLRRTLMAAMAWTVYEQLMARMGLKS